The following are encoded together in the Parabacteroides chongii genome:
- a CDS encoding phage holin family protein gives MEKDSGKIFRELKEDVSTYVELKLELLKLSTYERSGQLIAVLSYGLILLFLAFFAILFIFLALGFFMGDVFGSMGTGFAFVAVLYLLLIGLIIMNKQRICNTVLNVVIAALNGNDEKDDATTETKQAADTAGEADF, from the coding sequence ATGGAAAAAGATTCAGGAAAAATCTTTCGTGAGCTGAAAGAAGACGTTTCAACTTACGTAGAGTTAAAGCTTGAACTTTTAAAGTTAAGCACATACGAGAGAAGCGGGCAGTTGATCGCGGTTCTTTCGTATGGCTTAATCTTATTGTTTCTGGCTTTCTTTGCCATCCTGTTCATATTCCTGGCACTAGGGTTCTTCATGGGAGACGTTTTCGGTTCGATGGGAACCGGGTTTGCTTTCGTAGCAGTGCTGTATCTTCTCCTGATCGGACTCATTATAATGAACAAACAAAGAATCTGCAACACCGTTCTCAACGTTGTGATTGCAGCATTAAACGGTAACGACGAAAAAGACGATGCAACAACAGAGACAAAACAAGCCGCTGACACCGCTGGAGAAGCTGATTTTTGA
- the gap gene encoding type I glyceraldehyde-3-phosphate dehydrogenase: MIKVGINGFGRIGRMVFRAAVKNFGNDIQIVGINDLLDADYLAYMLKYDSVHGRFDGTVAVEGNNLVVNGNKIRLTAEMDPANLKWDEVGAEVVVESTGFFLTDETARKHIQAGAKKVIMSAPSKDATPMFVYGVNHTTYAGQDIISNASCTTNCLAPIAKVLNDKFGIVKGLMTTVHAATATQKTVDGPSKKDWRGGRGILENIIPSSTGAAKAVGKVLPVLNGKLTGMAFRVPTSDVSVVDLTVVLEKAATMDDIKAAMKEASEGELKGVLGYTEDAVVSTDFRGCSNTSIFDAKAGISLDDNFAKIVSWYDNEWGYSNKVCEMARVIAGK; encoded by the coding sequence ATGATTAAAGTAGGTATTAACGGTTTCGGCCGTATCGGACGTATGGTGTTCCGCGCTGCAGTTAAGAACTTCGGCAATGATATTCAGATCGTAGGTATCAACGACTTGTTGGATGCTGATTACTTGGCATACATGCTGAAATATGACTCAGTACACGGTCGTTTCGATGGTACAGTTGCTGTAGAAGGTAACAACCTGGTAGTAAACGGTAACAAAATCCGTTTGACTGCAGAAATGGATCCTGCTAACCTGAAATGGGACGAAGTTGGTGCTGAAGTTGTTGTTGAATCAACAGGTTTCTTCCTGACTGACGAAACAGCTCGCAAACATATCCAGGCTGGTGCTAAGAAAGTTATCATGTCTGCTCCTTCTAAGGATGCTACTCCTATGTTCGTTTATGGTGTTAACCACACAACTTACGCAGGTCAGGACATCATCTCTAACGCTTCTTGTACTACTAACTGCTTGGCTCCTATCGCTAAAGTATTGAACGACAAGTTCGGTATCGTTAAAGGTTTGATGACTACAGTTCACGCTGCTACTGCTACTCAGAAAACAGTAGACGGTCCTTCTAAAAAAGACTGGAGAGGTGGCCGTGGTATCCTTGAAAATATCATCCCTTCTTCTACAGGTGCTGCTAAGGCTGTAGGTAAAGTTCTGCCGGTATTGAACGGTAAACTGACTGGTATGGCTTTCCGCGTTCCGACTTCTGACGTTTCTGTTGTTGACCTGACAGTAGTTCTGGAAAAGGCTGCTACTATGGACGACATCAAGGCTGCTATGAAGGAAGCTTCTGAAGGCGAATTGAAAGGTGTACTGGGTTACACAGAAGATGCAGTTGTTTCAACTGACTTCCGTGGCTGCTCTAACACTTCTATCTTCGACGCTAAAGCTGGTATCTCTTTGGATGACAACTTCGCTAAGATCGTTTCTTGGTATGACAACGAATGGGGTTATTCAAACAAAGTTTGTGAAATGGCTCGCGTTATCGCTGGTAAGTAA